The Arachis hypogaea cultivar Tifrunner chromosome 16, arahy.Tifrunner.gnm2.J5K5, whole genome shotgun sequence genome contains a region encoding:
- the LOC112755032 gene encoding zinc finger CCCH domain-containing protein 14: protein MDTRKRGRPEFGFNVNGGLKKNKQELDSLSTGVGSKSKPCTKFFSTAGCPFGEGCHFLHYVPGGYNAVAQMMNLAPAAPQASRNIAAPPPPVPNGSAQSSVKTRICNKFNSAEGCKFGDKCHFAHGEWELGKPIAHFDDHRAMGPPPVGRMAGPGRMEPPPGPATSFGANATAKISVEASLAGAIIGKGGVNSKQICRQTGAKLSIREHESDPNLRNIELEGSFEQIKEASNMVKELLLTLQMSAPPKSNQGAPGSAAPGSNYKTKLCENFSKGSCTFGDRCHFAHGAAELRKGV from the exons ATGGATACCCGTAAGAGAGGAAGGCCTGAATTCGGATTCAACGTTAACGGAGGACTCAAGAAAAACAAGCAAG AATTGGACTCCTTATCAACTGGTGTAGGAAGCAAATCGAAGCCATGTACCAAGTTTTTCAG TACTGCTGGCTGCCCATTTGGTGAGGGCTGCCACTTCTTGCACTATGTACCTGGTGGCTACAATGCTGTTGCCCAAATGATGAATCTGGCACCTGCTGCACCTCAAGCATCTAGAAACATTGCAGCCCCACCACCACCTGTCCCTAATGGATCTGCACAGTCTTCTGTCAAAACCCGCATATGCAACAAGTTTAATTCTGCTGAAGGCTGTAAATTTGGTGATAAATGTCATTTTGCCCACGGTGAATGGGAACTTGGCAAGCCTATTGCTCATTTTGATGATCATCGTGCCATGGGTCCCCCTCCAGTAGGTCGCATGGCTGGTCCTGGTCGAATGGAGCCGCCCCCTGGTCCTGCCACTAGCTTTGGTGCCAATGCTACAGCCAAGATCAGTGTAGAAGCTTCCCTTGCCGGAGCTATCATTGGGAAGGGTGGTGTAAACTCGAAGCAGATATGTCGCCAAACAGGAGCCAAACTTTCGATTCGAGAGCACGAATCGGATCCAAATCTCAGAAACATAGAACTCGAGGGAAGTTTCGAACAAATTAAGGAGGCGAGCAACATGGTAAAGGAATTACTTTTGACCTTGCAGATGTCTGCGCCCCCTAAATCGAACCAAGGTGCCCCGGGGTCGGCCGCTCCTGGAAGCAACTACAAGACCAAGCTGTGTGAGAATTTTTCAAAAGGATCTTGCACTTTTGGGGACAGATGTCACTTTGCACACGGTGCTGCGGAGTTGCGTAAAGGTGTATGA
- the LOC112756550 gene encoding non-structural maintenance of chromosomes element 4 homolog B-like — MAKHQLNRADCRSTTINPKLRYERDEIARADSKMFELIFGEMERLHQLVTKPREQVVDAKALLDITKSLVMFVKGHANGVVTLSEFVSHIFEEFGGQGGSSTSTEEDFVLNGPIYAKVMQRKAVNRRSRKHVRPNELARLEELGGGLREVKADTDKNMLTMFNILRKNSVIKLENLILNRNSFAQTVENLFALSFLVKDGRAEIKVNEAGSHYAAPRNAPRANAVRVGDVAFSHFVFRLDFKDWKLLIDFVGVVEDLMPRRE, encoded by the exons ATGGCCAAGCACCAATTGAATCGCGCCGATTGCCGCAGCACCACAATCAACCCCAAGCTTCGTT atgaAAGGGACGAAATCGCAAGGGCTGATTCCAAGATGTTTGAGTTGATATTTGGCGAAATGGAGAGGTTGCATCAACTAG TTACAAAACCAAGAGAACAAGTAGTTGATGCAAAGGCTCTGTTGGACATAACGAAATCCTTGGTAATGTTTGTGAAGGGGCATGCTAACGGTGTAGTCACTCTTTCAGAATTTGTATCGCACATTTTTGAAGAATTTGGAGGACAGGGTGGATCAAGTACTAGCACAGAAG AAGACTTTGTTCT GAATGGTCCCATCTATGCTAAAGTAATGCAGAGGAAGGCTGTTAATCGTAGAAGTAGGAAGCATGTGAGGCCCAATGAATTGGCTCGGCTAGAAGAG ctTGGCGGAGGTCTAAGAGAAGTAAAAGCTGATACAGATAAAAATATGTTAACGATGTTTAACATCTTAAGGAAAAATAGTGTTATTAAGCTTGAGAATCTGATTTTGAATAGGAACTCCTTTGCTCAAACAGTGGAGAATTTATTCGCTTTATCATTCTTAGTCAAAGATGGGCGGGCTGAAATAAAAGTCAACGAGGCTGGATCACA CTATGCAGCACCTAGAAATGCCCCTCGTGCAAATGCAGTTCGTGTTGGGGATGTTGCTTTCAGTCACTTTGTGTTCAGATTGGATTTTAAGGATTGGAAG CTATTGATCGATTTTGTTGGGGTTGTGGAGGATCTAATGCCTCGTAGGGAATAG
- the LOC112759109 gene encoding protein EMSY-LIKE 3 isoform X2: MYHHQHSHTDENVPPLNQNSTIASNGRSAPVAPLPHQKLQGNMDTLIHQIEKEAYSHVLLAFKCQSDVLTWEKADLMVELRKELRVSDDEHIQLLTQVNTNSTIHQIREWRKTSCYKPAQHVHDDSLHSTISSSPKKHNSSSQPGSYSLKNVQHRPAAPSSGRRLIINGSSYSVVPPKKPIQEEAIAGKARNEIHEAGIGINKAPMGKNGLYYDSGEANEMEEWVNLNKMRAEDTEWENEEGRPILRILRR; the protein is encoded by the exons ATGTATCATCATCAACATTCACACACTG ATGAGAATGTCCCTCCCTTGAATCAAAATAGCACCATAGCCAGCAACGGAAGATCTGCTCCAGTTGCCCCCCTTCCCCACCAGAAGTTGCAGGGAAACATGGACACTCTAATTCATCAAATTGAGAAGGAAGCATACTCTCATGTCTTGTTAGCCTTCAAATGTCAATCTGATGTTCTAACTTGG GAGAAAGCTGATTTGATGGTTGAGCTTCGGAAGGAGTTAAGGGTTTCGGATGATGAACACATACAACTTCTCACACAGGTGAATACCAATTCAACTATCCACCAAATAAG agagtggagaaaaactagcTGTTACAAACCAGCTCAGCATGTTCATGATGATTCACTCCATTCAACAATTTCATCTTCTCCAAAGAAACACAACTCATCATCCCAACCG GGTTCATATTCACTAAAGAATGTGCAGCATCGTCCTGCTGCTCCCTCTTCAGGACGAAGGCTCATCATAAATGGCAGCTCTTATAGTGTTGTTCCCCCGAAAAAACCTATTCAAGAAGAAGCGATAGCAGGAAAAGCTAGGAATGAAATCCATGAGGCTGGGATTGGAATTAACAAAGCTCCCATG GGAAAGAATGGTTTGTATTATGATTCTGGAGAAGCTAATGAGATGGAGGAATGGGTTAATCTCAACAAG ATGCGAGCTGAGGACACAGAATGGGAAAATGAAGAAGGACGGCCAATTCTTCGCATTCTCAGAAGATAA
- the LOC112759109 gene encoding protein EMSY-LIKE 3 isoform X1 — MYHHQHSHTDENVPPLNQNSTIASNGRSAPVAPLPHQKLQGNMDTLIHQIEKEAYSHVLLAFKCQSDVLTWEKADLMVELRKELRVSDDEHIQLLTQVNTNSTIHQIREWRKTSCYKPAQHVHDDSLHSTISSSPKKHNSSSQPFQYPNQLLQGSYSLKNVQHRPAAPSSGRRLIINGSSYSVVPPKKPIQEEAIAGKARNEIHEAGIGINKAPMGKNGLYYDSGEANEMEEWVNLNKMRAEDTEWENEEGRPILRILRR; from the exons ATGTATCATCATCAACATTCACACACTG ATGAGAATGTCCCTCCCTTGAATCAAAATAGCACCATAGCCAGCAACGGAAGATCTGCTCCAGTTGCCCCCCTTCCCCACCAGAAGTTGCAGGGAAACATGGACACTCTAATTCATCAAATTGAGAAGGAAGCATACTCTCATGTCTTGTTAGCCTTCAAATGTCAATCTGATGTTCTAACTTGG GAGAAAGCTGATTTGATGGTTGAGCTTCGGAAGGAGTTAAGGGTTTCGGATGATGAACACATACAACTTCTCACACAGGTGAATACCAATTCAACTATCCACCAAATAAG agagtggagaaaaactagcTGTTACAAACCAGCTCAGCATGTTCATGATGATTCACTCCATTCAACAATTTCATCTTCTCCAAAGAAACACAACTCATCATCCCAACCG TTTCAGTACCCGAATCAATTGTTACAGGGTTCATATTCACTAAAGAATGTGCAGCATCGTCCTGCTGCTCCCTCTTCAGGACGAAGGCTCATCATAAATGGCAGCTCTTATAGTGTTGTTCCCCCGAAAAAACCTATTCAAGAAGAAGCGATAGCAGGAAAAGCTAGGAATGAAATCCATGAGGCTGGGATTGGAATTAACAAAGCTCCCATG GGAAAGAATGGTTTGTATTATGATTCTGGAGAAGCTAATGAGATGGAGGAATGGGTTAATCTCAACAAG ATGCGAGCTGAGGACACAGAATGGGAAAATGAAGAAGGACGGCCAATTCTTCGCATTCTCAGAAGATAA
- the LOC112759032 gene encoding uncharacterized protein, producing the protein MFSHSSNLRSNNINNNNNLQVFSVKASTLPSSSSSSTTSTLSSMKLKRIIHTLIVSHMCRIIRALSKVKEFMLDILNNPTNNIIHFPYTSSSSQKKRRNKIIMGSFRLHYNWCSSKSSHVLPVPQRVYEGLCCEESSSTTQSNNGGEDCPDLQLAGYLRWLEEKKVQEVGEEKEKEKEKEMNEIDVLAEMFIANCHEKFRLEKQESDRRFQEMLARSM; encoded by the coding sequence atgtttAGCCACTCATCAAAtctgagaagcaataatattaataataacaataatcttCAAGTATTCTCAGTGAAAGCATCAAcactaccatcatcatcatcatcttcaacaACTTCAACCTTAAGCTCAATGAAACTAAAGAGAATCATCCACACCCTAATAGTCTCCCACATGTGTAGAATCATTCGTGCATTATCTAAGGTCAAGGAATTTATGCTTGACATTCTCAATAACCCTACCAATAATATTATTCACTTTCCCTACACTTCTTCTTCGTCGCAAAAAAAGCGTCGCAATAAGATTATAATGGGGTCTTTTAGGCTTCATTACAATTGGTGCTCTTCGAAATCGTCGCATGTTTTGCCGGTTCCTCAACGGGTCTATGAAGGGTTATGCTGTGAAGAATCATCATCAACAACTCAGAGTAACAATGGTGGTGAGGATTGTCCCGATTTGCAACTTGCAGGGTATCTAAGGTGGCTTGAGGAGAAGAAGGTTCAAGAAGTAggtgaagagaaagagaaagagaaagagaaagagatgaATGAGATTGATGTGTTGGCTGAAATGTTCATTGCGAATTGCCATGAGAAGTTCAGGTTGGAGAAGCAAGAATCTGATAGAAGGTTTCAAGAGATGTTAGCTCGAAGCATGTGa